In the Caenorhabditis elegans chromosome X genome, one interval contains:
- the H13N06.7 gene encoding uncharacterized protein (Confirmed by transcript evidence), with protein MANRELESLYDYTYEDHDDDDDPYLYSPRITYEDAPDDQRTVDTEEVSIPHRLEDTEYPVTQSVPFYGRTTNNAAYTWKVPHAREKREITESETGDAPKIPFYSETTHRSQYQPFDASVARTRLSRKASALPVSNVPLDTQTTYRNLFQELEIGKRQKLIQTCPAEKLIHQTALLRSIRRENGHYFLSAEALRSSKYVRTTAAAPTQPSTLPVEKSK; from the exons ATGGCTAATCGGG AACTCGAAAGTCTTTACGACTACACCTATGAAGATCATGACGACGATGATGATCCTTACCTGTACTCGCCGAGAATCACGTATGAAGATGCTCCAGACGACCAGCGAACTGTGGACACTGAAGAAG tATCCATTCCACACCGCCTCGAAGATACTGAATACCCTGTGACGCAGTCGGTTCCATTCTACGGGCGCACCACAAACAACGCCGCTTATACGTGGAAAGTGCCGCACGCAAGGGAGAAGAG agaaataacTGAATCTGAAACAGGAGATGCTCCGAAAATCCCCTTTTATTCTGAAACCACCCACCGTAGCCAATATCAACCATTTGATGCATCCGTCGCCAGAACACGCCTTTCGAGAAAAGCATCCGCTTTGCCAGT atcaaatgTGCCGCTTGACACGCAAACAACATATAGGAATTTGTTTCAAGAGCTCGAGATTGGAAAACGTCAAAAGCTG attcaaACATGTCCAGCAGAGAAGCTGATACATCAAACTGCGCTGCTCCGGAGTATCCGACGAGAAAATGGACACTACTTTTTATCCGCCGAGGCTCTTCGCTCTTCAAAATATGTAAGAACTACTGCAGCTGCACCAACGCAACCATCAACTCTACCAGTAgagaaatcaaaataa
- the zipt-7.2 gene encoding Zinc transporter zipt-7.2 (Partially confirmed by transcript evidence): MLVKSCIFLSFLAIAAYGQAHLKYTKEMNDPEYVQQNVHHQGHGHAHGGHGHAHDADGGCPYAKAAAAEAATAAAHDHGHAHDHDHGHAHDHGHAHDHHGHSHDEEEDHHHGHAHDHHGHSHEDHGHSHGAESAKQVGDEYQYTGFLSFLNDAKTRLWVYAISATLLISAAPCFILMFIPIQANTSESGPLLKVLLAFGSGGLLGDAFLHLIPHATPAGDGHGHSHSHGHSHGGGGHSHGAHDMSVGGWVLGGIIAFLTVEKLVRILRGEDGHGHSHGHSHGGEKKETKEKDSKDKVAKKEEKPEKDEQSIKVTAYLNLAADFTHNFTDGLAIGASFIAGTTVGIVTMITVLVHEVPHEIGDFAILIQSGYSKKKAMLIQLVTALGALSGCVISLFSADADALADAAASSWVLPFTAGGFIYIATVSVIPELLENSSFFQTVKEIFAILTGIFLMYLIAIYE, translated from the exons ATGTTGGTGAAATCGTGCATTTTCCTGTCATTCCTGGCTATTGCCGCTTATGGCCAGGCACATTTGAAATACACCAAGGAGATGAACGATCCGGAGTATGTTCAACAGAATGTGCATCATCAGGGGCACGGACACGCTCACGGAGGACATGGACATGCTCATGATGCCGACGGAGGGTGCCCGTATGCTAAAG CCGCCGCCGCTGAAGCTGCTACCGCTGCTGCTCACGACCACGGACATGCTCACGATCATGACCATGGACACGCTCATGATCACGGACATGCACATGATCATCATGGACACTCCCA tgaCGAGGAGGAAGATCATCATCACGGACATGCTCACGATCATCACGGACACTCCCATGAGGATCACGGACACAGCCA TGGAGCTGAAAGTGCTAAGCAAGTTGGCGATGAGTACCAGTACACTGGATTCCTTTCTTTCCTTAATGATGCCAAGACAAGGCTTTGGGTTTATGCCATCTCGGCTACACTTCTCATCTCTGCTGCTCCATGCTTCATCCTTATGTTCATCCCAATCCAGGCTAACACCTCGGAGTCGGGACCACTTCTGAAGGTTCTCCTCGCTTTTGGTTCCGGAGGTCTTCTCGGAGATGCGTTCCTTCATTTGATTCCACACGCCACTCCGGCTGGAGACGGTCACGGGCACTCGCATTCTCATGGACATTCTCATGGTGGTGGTGGGCATTCTCATGGAGCTCATGACATGAGCGTCGGGGGATGGGTTCTTGGAG GAATCATCGCCTTCTTGACCGTTGAGAAACTCGTGCGCATTTTGAGAGGAGAAGACGGCCATGGTCACTCACATGGACATTCCCATGGAGGGGAGAAGAAGGAAACCAAGGAAAAGGATTCGAAGGACAAAGTTGCCAAGAAGGAGGAGAAACCAGAAAAAGACGAGCAATCAATCAAGGTTACCGCCTACCTCAACCTCGCTGCTGATTTCACCCACAACTTCACTGACGGACTTGCCATCGGAGCGTCCTTCATTGCGGGAACCACCGTCGGAATCGTTACTATGATCACAGTTCTTGTCCATGAGGTTCCTCACGAGATTGGAGATTTCGCCATTCTGATTCAATCTGGATACTCTAAGAAGAAGGCCATGCTCATCCAACTTGTAACTGCTCTCGGAGCACTTTCCGGATGTGTCATCTCCTTGTTCTCTGCTGACGCCGATGCTCTCGCCGACGCTGCGGCTAGCTCCTGGGTTCTTCCATTCACAGCCGGAGGATTCATCTACATTGCTACGGTTTCCGTGATTCCTGAGCTTCTCGAGAACAGCTCATTCTTCCAGACAGTTAAGGAAATCTTCGCTATTCTTACCGGAATCTTCCTTATGTATCTCATTGCTATTTATGAGTAA
- the eat-20 gene encoding Abnormal pharyngeal pumping eat-20 (Confirmed by transcript evidence) — protein MTTFCRVLLIFGIYVAVCCAQSVEDDVFHFTNPSQGNAVWILDESSLPWTGGYQFLRSISGMPTTLLSVVDSSTGVTLGQCVAPQDATGNFSKRWERFSWELTASGLDCTFEHGAAIRVEFDRTQNPRTFSIRIQSITGPACLRDVVVQTEQATGCPPHLSRNSFTANALNCSCPFLDAANEDSEIENEDVDMLANTPQFPLFKGIDPSVLGSANPPTLPPSPCANHECHNNGTCLVSQEGAATCLCRNGFTGDRCELDVCSSVPCQNGGVCRSNNGIAYCECPPAFTGLLCESAHTDESVAPICRPECSNGQCVFKDGQAQCECRQGFTGANCNVLDVCLGDAACSMFGPLAKCVLDDNMDKMSSLTLINGTYDCLCPHPIHGQFVDCMQLHAPSATSVQPTEQVVINNVTPSFPVLEISKLPTGAPVTFTATSTTLMVTQPTVTVSPTHQVPSEPFVGFTVTRAPLRPLDIGSTTLPPPFNQHIITAGEPTWSSQQPHQPSEVPTQTTFIFPQTPETTTFAPTTGTQQPVHKFVSPSVPDENEEEEEEETTEETEETFPTPSTMQVATNGQFTTETAFVTSTIPSTTTDMEETDEDEDMTEEVTDSSTQPSTTVFVQPTTTFTTEAPTTTMEEEEEMTTDQVEDIESEEIATTTTQTSLPFWMTTTNKQVVPDSPTPMVIMPHPQPDEKMETSTEGVVDEESDEERTTVPESNEEVVTKNAEATTPSDITHHHTSSGKQSSAAASWIIAIIALIVLGLLLLATSLFILRYIRQSRKLHGKYNPAREEHNLSAAYAMPMSHIAKEERLI, from the exons ATGACCACGTTTTGTCGAGTGTTGCTAATATTTG GTATTTATGTGGCAGTTTGTTGCGCGCAATCAGTCGAAGACGACGTTTTTCATTTCACGAACCCGTCGCAAGGCAACGCCGTCTGGATACTCGACGAATCCAGTTTACCATGGACCGGTGGTTATCAGTTTTTAAG gtcaATCTCCGGAATGCCAACTACACTTCTTTCGGTTGTTGACAGCTCAACAGGTGTTACGTTAGGTCAATGTGTTGCACCACAag ATGCCACCGGAAATTTCTCGAAACGATGGGAAAGGTTCAGCTGGGAGCTGACTGCCTCCGGGCTCGACTGCACATTCGAGCACGGAGCCGCGATACGTGTGGAGTTTGATCGTACTCAAAATCCACGCACTTTTTCGATCCGTATCCAATCGA tcaCGGGACCAGCCTGCCTACGCGACGTTGTTGTCCAAACCGAACAAGCCACCGGATGCCCACCACATCTCTCAAGGAACTCGTTCACCGCCAACGCACTCAACTGTTCCTGCCCCTTCTTGGATGCAGCTAATGAGGATTCGGAGATTG aaaacgaGGATGTCGATATGCTCGCCAACACACCTCAGTTCCCATTGTTCAAG GGAATCGACCCCTCGGTTCTAGGAAGCGCCAACCCTCCAACACTTCCACCATCGCCATGTGCCAACCACGAATGTCACAATAACGGCACGTGTCTAGTTTCCCAAGAAGGCGCCGCCACGTGTTTGTGCCGTAATGGCTTCACGGGGGATCGTTGCGAGTTGGACGTATGCTCTTCGGTGCCATGCCAAAACGGCGGAGTATGCCGATCGAACAATGGAATCGCTTATTGCGAATGCCCGCCTGCATTCACTGGACTGCTCTGCGAATCG GCCCACACCGACGAATCGGTTGCTCCAATTTGTAGACCGGAATGCTCCAACGGCCAATGTGTATTCAAAGATGGTCAAGCTCAATGCGAGTGTCGTCAGGGTTTCACCGGCGCCAACTGCAACGTACTTGACGTGTGCCTCGG AGATGCCGCTTGTTCCATGTTCGGTCCATTGGCGAAATGCGTTCTCGATGACAACATGGACAAAATGTCCAGTCTCACATTGATCAACGGCACTTATGATTGCCTGTGTCCACATCCAATTCATGGAC AATTTGTCGACTGCATGCAACTTCACGCACCATCTGCAACCAGCGTTCAGCCAACGGAACAAGTTGTCATCAACAATGTGACACCATCGTTCccagttttggaaatttcaaagcttCCGACag GTGCACCAGTGACTTTCACGGCTACTTCAACAACTCTTATGGTCACACAGCCAACTGTGACTGTTTCTCCTACTCATCAAGTTCCTTCTGAGCCATTTG TTGGATTCACAGTAACCCGTGCGCCACTTCGACCACTCGACATCGGCTCGACGACCCTTCCACCACCATTCAACCAGCACATCATTACCGCTGGAGAGCCAACCTGGAGCAGTCAGCAGCCACATCAACCATCAGAAGTACCAACCCAAACCACGTTCATCTTCCCACAAACCCCAGAAACCACCACTTTTGCACCAACAACTGGAACACAGCAGCCAGTGCACAAGTTTGTGTCACCAAGTGTTCCAGATGAGAATgaagaagaggaggaagaGGAGACGACTGAAGAGACCGAGGAAACCTTCCCAACACCAAGCACAATGCAAGTCGCCACAAACGGACAATTCACAACTGAAACCGCATTTGTTACTTCGACAATTCCATCAACGACAACTGACATGGAAGAGACCGACGAAGACGAAGATATGACTGAAGAAGTCACTGATAGCTCAACGCAACCATCAACTACTGTCTTTGTTCAACCAACCACCACATTCACCACAGAAGCTCCAACGACCACAATGGAGGAGGAAGAGGAAATGACGACTGATCAAGTGGAGGACATCGAGTCTGAAGAGATTGCAACCACGACAACACAGACAAGCTTGCCGTTCTGGATGACCACTACCAATAAGCAAGTTGTACCAGATAGCCCAACACCAATGGTTATCATGCCACATCCTCAACCAGATGAGAAGATGGAAACGAGTACGGAAGGAGTTGTTGACGAGGAGAGCGACGAGGAAAGAACGACAG TTCCAGAATCAAACGAAGAAGTTGTGACAAAGAATGCTGAAGCCACCACTCCATCAGATATCACACATCATCACACCTCGAGTGGAAAGCAGTCGAGCGCAGCTGCCAGCTGGATAATCGCTATCATTGCTTTAATTG TACTCGGCCTTTTGCTTCTTGCCACCAGCTTGTTCATTCTTCGATACATTCGCCAGTCACGTAAATTGCACGGAAAATACAATCCGGCGCGCGAGGAGCACAACCTGTCGGCTGCCTACGCGATGCCGATGTCTCACATCGCCAAGGAGGAGCGGCTGATCTAA
- the eat-20 gene encoding Abnormal pharyngeal pumping eat-20 (Confirmed by transcript evidence) produces MTTFCRVLLIFGIYVAVCCAQSVEDDVFHFTNPSQGNAVWILDESSLPWTGGYQFLRSISGMPTTLLSVVDSSTGVTLGQCVAPQDATGNFSKRWERFSWELTASGLDCTFEHGAAIRVEFDRTQNPRTFSIRIQSITGPACLRDVVVQTEQATGCPPHLSRNSFTANALNCSCPFLDAANEDSEIENEDVDMLANTPQFPLFKGIDPSVLGSANPPTLPPSPCANHECHNNGTCLVSQEGAATCLCRNGFTGDRCELDVCSSVPCQNGGVCRSNNGIAYCECPPAFTGLLCESAHTDESVAPICRPECSNGQCVFKDGQAQCECRQGFTGANCNVLDVCLGDAACSMFGPLAKCVLDDNMDKMSSLTLINGTYDCLCPHPIHGQFVDCMQLHAPSATSVQPTEQVVINNVTPSFPVLEISKLPTGAPVTFTATSTTLMVTQPTVTVSPTHQVPSEPFVGFTVTRAPLRPLDIGSTTLPPPFNQHIITAGEPTWSSQQPHQPSEVPTQTTFIFPQTPETTTFAPTTGTQQPVHKFVSPSVPDENEEEEEEETTEETEETFPTPSTMQVATNGQFTTETAFVTSTIPSTTTDMEETDEDEDMTEEVTDSSTQPSTTVFVQPTTTFTTEAPTTTMEEEEEMTTDQVEDIESEEIATTTTQTSLPFWMTTTNKQVVPDSPTPMVIMPHPQPDEKMETSTEGVVDEESDEERTTESNEEVVTKNAEATTPSDITHHHTSSGKQSSAAASWIIAIIALIVLGLLLLATSLFILRYIRQSRKLHGKYNPAREEHNLSAAYAMPMSHIAKEERLI; encoded by the exons ATGACCACGTTTTGTCGAGTGTTGCTAATATTTG GTATTTATGTGGCAGTTTGTTGCGCGCAATCAGTCGAAGACGACGTTTTTCATTTCACGAACCCGTCGCAAGGCAACGCCGTCTGGATACTCGACGAATCCAGTTTACCATGGACCGGTGGTTATCAGTTTTTAAG gtcaATCTCCGGAATGCCAACTACACTTCTTTCGGTTGTTGACAGCTCAACAGGTGTTACGTTAGGTCAATGTGTTGCACCACAag ATGCCACCGGAAATTTCTCGAAACGATGGGAAAGGTTCAGCTGGGAGCTGACTGCCTCCGGGCTCGACTGCACATTCGAGCACGGAGCCGCGATACGTGTGGAGTTTGATCGTACTCAAAATCCACGCACTTTTTCGATCCGTATCCAATCGA tcaCGGGACCAGCCTGCCTACGCGACGTTGTTGTCCAAACCGAACAAGCCACCGGATGCCCACCACATCTCTCAAGGAACTCGTTCACCGCCAACGCACTCAACTGTTCCTGCCCCTTCTTGGATGCAGCTAATGAGGATTCGGAGATTG aaaacgaGGATGTCGATATGCTCGCCAACACACCTCAGTTCCCATTGTTCAAG GGAATCGACCCCTCGGTTCTAGGAAGCGCCAACCCTCCAACACTTCCACCATCGCCATGTGCCAACCACGAATGTCACAATAACGGCACGTGTCTAGTTTCCCAAGAAGGCGCCGCCACGTGTTTGTGCCGTAATGGCTTCACGGGGGATCGTTGCGAGTTGGACGTATGCTCTTCGGTGCCATGCCAAAACGGCGGAGTATGCCGATCGAACAATGGAATCGCTTATTGCGAATGCCCGCCTGCATTCACTGGACTGCTCTGCGAATCG GCCCACACCGACGAATCGGTTGCTCCAATTTGTAGACCGGAATGCTCCAACGGCCAATGTGTATTCAAAGATGGTCAAGCTCAATGCGAGTGTCGTCAGGGTTTCACCGGCGCCAACTGCAACGTACTTGACGTGTGCCTCGG AGATGCCGCTTGTTCCATGTTCGGTCCATTGGCGAAATGCGTTCTCGATGACAACATGGACAAAATGTCCAGTCTCACATTGATCAACGGCACTTATGATTGCCTGTGTCCACATCCAATTCATGGAC AATTTGTCGACTGCATGCAACTTCACGCACCATCTGCAACCAGCGTTCAGCCAACGGAACAAGTTGTCATCAACAATGTGACACCATCGTTCccagttttggaaatttcaaagcttCCGACag GTGCACCAGTGACTTTCACGGCTACTTCAACAACTCTTATGGTCACACAGCCAACTGTGACTGTTTCTCCTACTCATCAAGTTCCTTCTGAGCCATTTG TTGGATTCACAGTAACCCGTGCGCCACTTCGACCACTCGACATCGGCTCGACGACCCTTCCACCACCATTCAACCAGCACATCATTACCGCTGGAGAGCCAACCTGGAGCAGTCAGCAGCCACATCAACCATCAGAAGTACCAACCCAAACCACGTTCATCTTCCCACAAACCCCAGAAACCACCACTTTTGCACCAACAACTGGAACACAGCAGCCAGTGCACAAGTTTGTGTCACCAAGTGTTCCAGATGAGAATgaagaagaggaggaagaGGAGACGACTGAAGAGACCGAGGAAACCTTCCCAACACCAAGCACAATGCAAGTCGCCACAAACGGACAATTCACAACTGAAACCGCATTTGTTACTTCGACAATTCCATCAACGACAACTGACATGGAAGAGACCGACGAAGACGAAGATATGACTGAAGAAGTCACTGATAGCTCAACGCAACCATCAACTACTGTCTTTGTTCAACCAACCACCACATTCACCACAGAAGCTCCAACGACCACAATGGAGGAGGAAGAGGAAATGACGACTGATCAAGTGGAGGACATCGAGTCTGAAGAGATTGCAACCACGACAACACAGACAAGCTTGCCGTTCTGGATGACCACTACCAATAAGCAAGTTGTACCAGATAGCCCAACACCAATGGTTATCATGCCACATCCTCAACCAGATGAGAAGATGGAAACGAGTACGGAAGGAGTTGTTGACGAGGAGAGCGACGAGGAAAGAACGACAG AATCAAACGAAGAAGTTGTGACAAAGAATGCTGAAGCCACCACTCCATCAGATATCACACATCATCACACCTCGAGTGGAAAGCAGTCGAGCGCAGCTGCCAGCTGGATAATCGCTATCATTGCTTTAATTG TACTCGGCCTTTTGCTTCTTGCCACCAGCTTGTTCATTCTTCGATACATTCGCCAGTCACGTAAATTGCACGGAAAATACAATCCGGCGCGCGAGGAGCACAACCTGTCGGCTGCCTACGCGATGCCGATGTCTCACATCGCCAAGGAGGAGCGGCTGATCTAA
- the C02C6.14 gene encoding uncharacterized protein (Confirmed by transcript evidence) produces MTAASRTRFSE; encoded by the coding sequence ATGACGGCGGCGAGCAGAACCAGATTCTCGGAATGA